Proteins encoded within one genomic window of Indicator indicator isolate 239-I01 unplaced genomic scaffold, UM_Iind_1.1 iindUn_scaffold_78, whole genome shotgun sequence:
- the POU6F1 gene encoding POU domain, class 6, transcription factor 1, giving the protein MDTEAVQPQEASLMVNEQVIVMSSHETIRVLEVGVDTPLPAEDDQKALEMPPREVAQSSPGESGHQGGEEDIPASTRSSSSGEAAGKAKPVAPPSTVPSAGTFSHAASQPPPVASLAVQATPQVLTQENLATVVTGVMVPAGTVTQPLLIPISIAGQVAGQQGLAVWTFPTATVAALPGLTTASPSGGVFKPPLANLQATVLNAAIPAPVQPPAQPLPAAVQPRPPGQAHGVFPGPGCSQPPILPQPPATAPTPPVAKPLETAPQISVQPAGFAFNPGIISAASLGGQAQLLGSLAATPVIANTISSVQGITGQILTNAQGQVIGTLPWVVNPPGLAAASPAPATLPAQSLQVQTVTPQLLLNAQGQVIATLAGSAIQAAAIKKAGTPEPPPKNEVQPIQPAPALAPPAVVVPSPAPAKGPTPVPITCSETPTVSQLVSKPLGAGSSSEEDGINLEEIREFAKNFKIRRLSLGLTQTQVGQALTATEGPAYSQSAICRFEKLDITPKSAQKLKPVLEKWLSEAELRNQEGQQNLMEFVGGEPSKKRKRRTSFTPQAIEALNAYFEKNSLPTGQEITEIAKELNYDREVVRVWFCNRRQTLKNTSKLNVFQIP; this is encoded by the exons ATGGACACTGAAGCTGTGCAGCCCCAGGAGGCCTCCCTGATGGTCAACGAGCAG GTCATTGTCATGTCCAGCCATGAGACCATCCGAGTGCTGGAGGTGGGTGTGGACACCCCACTGCCAGCTGAGGACGACCAGAAAGCCTTGGAGATGccccccagggaggtggcccAGAGCTCCCCGGGGGAGAGTGGCCACCAGGGTGGAGAGGAGGACATCCCAGCCAGCACCCGGAGCTCCAGCAGCGGGGAGGCAGCCG GCAAAGCCAAACCGGTGGCACCCCCCAGCACCGTGCCCTCTGCTGGCACCTTCAGCCACGCTGCCAGCCAGCCACCACCAGTGGCCTCGCTGGCCGTGCAAGCCACCCCCCAG GTCTTGACTCAGGAAAACTTAGCAACAGTTGTGACAGGAGTAATGGTTCCAGCAGGGACAGTTACTCAACCTCTTCTTATCCCCATCAGTATTGCAGGTCAAGTGGCAGGTcagcaggggctggctgtgTGGACATTTCCTACAGCAACGGTCGCTGCCCTCCCCGGACTGACGACAGCTTCTCCTTCAGGGGGAGTTTTCAAACCACCTTTAGCCAATCTGCAAG CCACCGTGCTGAACGCAGCCATCCCGGCGCCGGtgcagcctcctgcccagccGCTGCCGGCTGCGGTGCAGCCCCGGCCGCCCGGCCAGGCCCACGGCGTCTTCCCCGGCCCcggctgcagccagcccccgATCCTGCCGCAGCCTCCTGCCACCGCGCCCACGCCGCCCGTGGCCAAGCCGCTGGAGACAGCGCCGCAGATCAGCGTGCAGCCGGCAGGATTTGCCTTTAACCCTGGCATA ATCagtgcagcctctctggggggCCAGGCCCAGCTCCTCGGCTCCCTGGCAGCCACCCCGGTGATTGCCAACACCATCTCCAGCGTGCAGGGCATCACGGGCCAGATCCTGACCAATGCCCAGGGCCAG gTGATTGGAACTCTGCCGTGGGTGGTGAACCCCCCGGGgttggcagcagccagccctgccccagccacactgccagcccagagcctgcaggttCAGACAGTGACACCGCAGCTGCTGCTCAATGCCCAGGGCCAGGTCATCGCCACGCTGGCCGGCAGTGCCATCCAGGCAGCTGCCATCAAGAAAGCTGGCACCCCTGAGCCCCCCCCCAAGAACGAG GTGCAGCCCATCCAGCCTGCCCCGGCACTGGCACCACCggctgtggtggtgccaagccctgccccagccaaGGGCCCCACGCCTGTGCCCATCACCTGCTCCGAGACCCCCACTGTCAGCCAGCTGGTCTCCA AGCCCCTGGGCGCCGGCAGCAGCTCGGAGGAGGATGGAATCAACCTGGAGGAGATCCGAGAGTTCGCCAAGAACTTCAAGATCCGGCGCCTGTCCCTCGGCCTGACCCAGACACAGGTGGGGCAGGCCCTGACCGCCACCGAGGGTCCAGCCTACAGCCAGTCAGCCATCTGCAG GTTTGAGAAGTTGGACATCACCCCCAAGAGCGCCCAGAAGCTGAAGCCGGTGCTGGAGAAGTGGCTGAGCGAAGCGGAGCTGCGgaaccaggaggggcagcagaacctgaTGGAGTTCGTCGGGGGGGAGCCCTCCAAGAAGCGGAAGCGCCGCACGTCCTTCACACCGCAGGCCATCGAGGCTCTCAACGCCTACTTCGAGAAGAACTCTCTGCCCACCGGGCAGGAGATCACCGAGATCGCCAAGGAGCTCAACTACGACCGCGAGGTGGTCCGCGTCTGGTTCTGCAACCGCCGGCAGACGCTGAAGAACACCAGCAAGCTGAACGTGTTCCAGATCCCCTGA